The DNA window ATGGAAACCAACGGTTCATATTAGATGAAGAGAAATGAAGGGTTGTGATTCGGTCAATACTTTCAAGGGCTGCAAGGTCAACATGATCGGGCCTATCCTTGCCGTCCATGTCATGGGCTATGAGATCCCTGAGCCACACTGGATAATTCCATAGCTCTAGGGCTCCACTGGATTGGTGGCCCATTGAAACTAATAGGGCCGTAAAGCCCATCTCCTTTGAGGCCTGTTCTCCTTTGAGCCCAATCATATTTCCCATTGGCACTctattcaaacaaaaaagaaaatctattaaaattagttgaaACATCACAATAATTGTTCAATCATTGAtgttatatgaaaaatgacaaaactaataggaggagagagagagagagaggaggtaCGTTTCGATCAACGGTGGAGATTTGTTGTGATCGGGTTCAACCGAGACATCTCTACAGTGGAAATCATCAGGTAAGAGTGAATGCATGCGATAGACACTAGCAAATTCTTCCGTCAAGGAATATGGGACACCGTGATTATCGGGTTTTTTCAAACCCACTAAACCTCCCAAAATGGCTCCTCCAACGTGCCCAAACGTGTCTTTGAATTTCTTCCCCAATAATCCATACCttataaaattaaaccaaTCATCAttatcagatattgtctgttttggcccacTACGTATCACTATCGgcttcaattttaaaacgcatgtattagggagaggtttccacgctcttatacagaatgattcgtttccctctccaaccgatctTAATAGTATTCTCATCACGAACAATAGATAATGAAAGTAGTAACCCGACGTAACAATGTAAATTCTCGTATATGTAAtagattaatttaaacttttgacaTCTAGATCGAGAAGGGTTATACCAGTTGCCACGCATTCCTGCAAGCAAAGTGTCAGTCTTGAGAAGCTCAACAGTCCAATCAATGGTATGAACTTTAGCAATCACAGCCGAAGTCACGAGCCTTGCATGTCGATACAAATCTTCATCTTCTAGATCTGGATTTTCCTtctgctcaaagtggacaatatcatatataaTTGTAGATTGTGGAGAGCAGTGGTTCCTAACTTAGAAcatacaaacaaacacaaacaacaaGGAACACTCAAACCTTTAAGGCATCACAAACGGCATTATGCTCCTTAATGAACAAAGCCTGCAAGGTGGAGACACCGGCCCAACTATTACGAACGTCGCCGGAGATGGCAACGCCGTCGTGGTCGTGAAGAAGAAGCCCATCGTCGGCGATCTTCAGCTTCCCATCTTCATAAGTTCTCACCTTCCCCAACGTTTCTGCATTGCTTCCATACAAAACACTTCCTTCCCCTACAATTCCATAGGTCGTGAAGATCAGAACACcaaaaagttcttttttttttttttttttttttttNNNNNNNNNNNNNNNNNNNNNNNNNNNNNNNNNNNNNNNNNNNNNNNNNNNNNNNNNNNNNNNNNNNNNNNNNNNNNNNNNNNNNNNNNNNNNNNNNNNNNNNNNNNNNNNNNNNNNNaaaaaaaaaaaaaaaaaacaaaaaacctcTTACCACCAAGGAGTTCGTACGTTAATCGATCCggttttgttttggaaaaAGCCGGTTGGAACCTGTTTTGTCTTGAAGaacttgaatgattttaaTGGGCACTCACTTGCAACCTCACGTGGAGCCACCAACTCAACCTGTAattaaatggaataaaatggcttaaattaataacattattctttaattttaaaaatattattaaaatttataaaaatttaaaaggttaTTCTGGTAAATCTAGTGAAagatttaaagatatttttattaatttaatttttaaaattttatgaattttttttaaataccatataaaaatatttttgaattgttttaaaaaagtcgaacatataaatgaaattttttaaaattcaaaatatattgaaatattattaaaatttgaaggatatttttaaataatggtatcagtctaaaattaataataaatatatattttttagaattttttaaaaattgaaaagtattattgaaatataatatttttgagattatgataaagttgaaagagtatttttattaatttaattttagaccTGTTTGGTATCCTCCAAATGATCGATCCAATCATGAATCATGAACTGAATCCAAGAAGCAGCGATCATGTTGAATTGCTTTCCGGTGTCTATAAGTTTTCTTCTTGCCAGAAGCTTTGTAGCCACCACCATAGGATTCGGGCTCAACAGCTACAAAAACATTATCAAACCAAATCTTAAAGTTTCGAGTTTtactaaacaaaaacaaaaacatatgatGTGTATGTACGATATAAAACCTTATTAGATTGTTCAATAGCCTGTATGTTTCTACCAAAGAACGATCCTCGGGCACCTACAGCTTCATTGAATGGATCGTTATACTTCCCATCAGCGGTTCGATACGGGAAATCCACCGGATTGGACCGAACTCCAACCGGGGTTCGTCCGACATTGATCAAGTTATATTCTTGATGAAGATGCCGACGAATTGCTAAATAAAGCAACCCCAAAATCACAGGAAGCTTATGCCAAACTCCGAGTTTATCAACAAAATGCACGAtctacaaattaaacaaacacGACGATTCAAACACTTCGTAAACCAAACcatcctttaaaaaaaaaaaaagctaaaaacGAAATCGTtaccaagaacaaaaaggtATCAATAACAGTCATCCTTTGAACAAGCTCATGGAAATCCTTATGGATGAACTTTTGGAGCTCTGATTTGAAGACAGCTTTAATGGGTTTCAATAACTGAGACAACATTTTTCTCTCCGCCTCTCTCTCCGCCTTGAATTATGAAGCCCAAAATCTCTCCGCCAGTATATATAGAGAGATTAAGGGAGAGAGgcaaccttttttttaataatatttgggagtttgaataattaaaacgTGGTGGCTATGGTTTGATACCctaaattcaaacaaataggaattcatataaatcttctttccttcaaattttgtcAACTTGGTCTTTTTTATTAcgtcatttttattaatatatatatatatatatatatatatatatatatatattttactttatcatcatttcttaaagaaataatataattgGCAGAACTCATATGGGTTATGGGTTAGTgaagtaaatattgttttattttcacattttttggCTTCTAATGTTTGGAAAGTGCCAATCTTATCTCCAAATGAAATGAATCACGTTTTCAAGTATTTATCGTTTTAGTATCAGTGTCTTTTCAACTCGACGACAAacccaaattttgatttaaataatttagatagtctgagaacaaaattttaagtacatattttataaatcaaataacaTGTGGTTAGAAGCATGACAAAAGTCTCACATTGGTATCATTTTTAGTAAAACTTAGATAATATCAACACCATCGTAGATGGTTTGTTTTTTCCAATCAATATCAAAATTGtcttttatgaagaaaaaaacaaaagattggacactaaaatagttaatatgtttgaatatttagaacattattgtttttgtcAATTTGGAAGTGGTCTGAAGGCCGCCACCCCGCCACACCTCCCATTGCTTCCAATTGAATGGTCAACTAGTGGATTTTAGGTCCATCTCCGCCCACTTGCAAGGATGCATTGCATTTACCCAATTAGATCAATCAAACATCATTATCAATTACTTTTCAAATCCCAACctaatttgattgaattatgcatattttttttcgattttagtttaaattttatgttaattgGGTTACTTCCGTTTctaaaatgtttcgttccgttaaaaaaaatgattttagtcttgtatttttattaaattaattacttaacTTTTGAGTACGTGAAATGATAACCTAATCTTGATTTCAAACAATACAGTTAAAGACGAACACATGACAAtgattaaaagtattatttttattaccaATTTTCTATGTCATTTGCTTGACCGTTACTGTCacgtattattattattattatttactttaggtggggtgaaatatttaaacttaatttaatgttCAATAAATACATGTAATGAATGTCCCTAAATCTTAGGTtaaaaatgagtttgaatGGCGGAATAAAGTAGACTATGAAAAATAACCATAGGATTTTAAAGGTAATGATAAACTTATTTTGATCaactctttaaattttttaaaaaatatattttttatttcacgAAAAAGTAACGTATTTGATGTGTATTTTGAGTttcatcttattttaatttttatattttcaaatatttaaattcattctaatattccataaattttaataacaattattttttacttcaaaaataattttatatttttttaatatgttcacaaaattttaattttttaaatttattagacatagaGTATATTAGAAGgtatataaatacaaaattaaatacatttataaTCTAAGGACTTGGGACcaaaatttagtttctaaaactCGATAATTTAcgaataattttgaataattaggTATTCGATcgatctaaataaaatatttaataaataatttacgtataattttgaataattaggTATTCGATcgatctaaataaaatattcaataaataatttacgtataattttgaataattaagtATTCGAtcgatcaaaataaaatattcaataaataaagtataaattaacacatttaaaatcatgataattgaatcaattttttttttattttctttcgaGATTCACACTAGATTATTCCTTGTACCAACACTAGatctcaaaatataattagatataatttttttaaataaaaggcatttgttttatataattttttttatttaattcaaggAACACGGTTTTGTGCGGTGGAGTGgcgttttttgttttatatgattttcttttttaatttatttagatacttataataatgtatttttaaaaaacaaataaaataaaccgtgtacaaataattattattcataaaatGTCAATAATACAAGTggaatcataattttttttgtatttttctatgGCCATGTTGGttgaagattttatttttaaatattgaattattgaGCCCTTTTTTCTATActtatttgattatattaaaaaatcaaattaataatttttgaatttggatGCGTGATTTGAATCTCCTCTTCATTtaactcaaaaaagaaaaaaaagacagatggaataattaattaaattttaaagatgtaTATTCTTTTGGACCATATAGGTAACGTTctaaatttaatcataaattttataattataacgAACCGCTTTTTAATTGGACTTGTTGTTTTTTTACGTCAAGTTCAAGTTGAATGTGTCAACCTCCCAACGTCCTTTTCATTCGTGATGTCTTCTGATATGAAtcaagacatcaatcatgtACTATAAACTTTAAGAAAAATgcgaagaaaatgttgtttaaATTATCACAAAATGTTGCAATTCATACCACGTGAAAGAAGAGTCaaacttcatttattcttccatggttacaaattttggatgGACGATAATCTAGaggtatgatatttttttttatgtattttaaggCTTTTATTGATTACATTTGcatagtggctaattatgatcataaaatatcaaaattgcAACTCTTGAAATGTCCCGTACAAGTCAAAGATTTTCATTTGAGGCTAAGAGCCATGTATGTTATATTTGTAAaggagacttggaaaatgtagaAAAGATATCATTTTTGCTTTCGGTCCAGgactaagtttctttacaattttatataatttagactgtatgttcaaaagcattcaAGATTGACATGATTAATTTTGCTCGTGGAATAATTGAATTCTCAACCCAAAATACacacttaaaagaaaaattgaaaatagcaacttttattccttttgtttttaataaaagaatttgtaaATTCATAACATCATACAACTCAGATTGAGAAACCAAGCAATTGTTAATCTCTTATTCCCTTTTTCTCTGTAACAAAAGATTTCTCATGTTTATTGTTGCTGAAGGATTTCCCTTCCACACAGCCACCATCTCCAACACAGCATTGCTCTTCTTCTTGTACTTCACCAAACACAACCTCGTTTCTCTCACTGCTCCGGTTGTACCACGCCTTCGGACTCGCTGGATATGGTTGTTCTTCCTCGACACCATCCCCGCCCCTAATGCGCCTGTAACGCTGCACGTTTCCGGGACGTGTTGCCGAATAAGAGTAATGTATCCCAGTCATTGTATGCAGTGGTTCACGGCCACATGGGATTGCAAAGCTTTCCTGCATGCCCAACCCTGCTTGTCCATGTTTGTTTACTTGATAATGCTGCTGGACGTGGAGGTTGGCTGCCTTTCTTCTAGCTCCAAGAAGCAATGCCACGAAGATTTCAGCTGCGGACGAGCCAGTGTTGAGGAAAAGCTTCCCGAGGGAACAAATGATATTCTCTCCTGGCTGattgtcttcttcctcttcactGGGAATCAGCGGATGCCTCATTGATTTCTCGACCCTCCGATATGGAGGAATCGATGAAACGTCCCTTGAGTCAGCTCTTGAGTCCTGCAAGTCATAGGAAAAAGTTTAGCTGCAACAGAAAGTTGGTTCTACATTAATGAATAGACGAGCCAATCTCTCCCTCTTAGCAATATAGCTaagagcccaagcccaccactagtagatattgtcgtctttgggtttttccttttggacttccccttcaaatttttaaaatgtgtctgctacgtagaggtttctacacttttataaaaaatgcttcgttttcctccctaatcgacgtgggatctcacggaAACATTCGTAAAAATATCAGAAAATACTAATGTTGATGGATAGTTTAGTCTATACATTATCTATAAGACTATAAAGCTATTGTTTATCTTGTAAAAACAATACATTTTTAGAAGAAAACGCGGCCAACACCCAAAATTGAAGACGTGCCAACATGTATCCCAAAAGCATAGCTGCAGTCAGCAGAGCCATCCCTACAATAACAGAACATAGTAAAGAGATTACTGAATATGAGAGAAAAATGGCATCCATGGTTGATTTGTTTTGGATACAATGTACCTAGGAGGAAGCTACCATCAAACTCGTCGGTACAATCCTCGGCACGAAGTCGAATCTCCCGAATTGCTTGGTTTCCTCTGTCGACTACCAGAAGTGAGCAGCTGCTTCCTACATAAAC is part of the Cucurbita pepo subsp. pepo cultivar mu-cu-16 chromosome LG03, ASM280686v2, whole genome shotgun sequence genome and encodes:
- the LOC111790326 gene encoding alpha-dioxygenase 1; this translates as MLSQLLKPIKAVFKSELQKFIHKDFHELVQRMTVIDTFLFLIVHFVDKLGVWHKLPVILGLLYLAIRRHLHQEYNLINVGRTPVGVRSNPVDFPYRTADGKYNDPFNEAVGARGSFFGRNIQAIEQSNKLLSPNPMVVATKLLARRKLIDTGKQFNMIAASWIQFMIHDWIDHLEDTKQVELVAPREVASECPLKSFKFFKTKQVPTGFFQNKTGSINVRTPWWEGSVLYGSNAETLGKVRTYEDGKLKIADDGLLLHDHDGVAISGDVRNSWAGVSTLQALFIKEHNAVCDALKKENPDLEDEDLYRHARLVTSAVIAKVHTIDWTVELLKTDTLLAGMRGNWYGLLGKKFKDTFGHVGGAILGGLVGLKKPDNHGVPYSLTEEFASVYRMHSLLPDDFHCRDVSVEPDHNKSPPLIETVPMGNMIGLKGEQASKEMGFTALLVSMGHQSSGALELWNYPVWLRDLIAHDMDGKDRPDHVDLAALEIYRDRERKVARYNDFRRGLFLIPISKWEDLTDDKEAIEVLRDVYDDDVEKLDILVGLMAEKKIKGFAISETAFVIFLLMASRRLEADKFFTSHFNEETYTKKGLEWVNSTESLKDVIERHEPEISKKWMNSSSAFSVWDSPPNTPNPIPIYLRLPR
- the LOC111791221 gene encoding uncharacterized protein LOC111791221, translated to MAKRWVLLAAIFAVLVCGFSSVSATHTNFVAGVLSKAVSALVNWISAITSASSSVVSTRSMITFEKGYVVETVFDGSKLGIEPYSVGVSPSGELLILDSENSNIHKISMPSSQFCRPQLFAGSSEGYSGHVDGKPRDARMSHPRGLALDQRGNIYIADTKNKAIRKISDAGVTTIAGGKWRKSGHIDGPSEESKFSNDFDVVYVGSSCSLLVVDRGNQAIREIRLRAEDCTDEFDGSFLLGMALLTAAMLLGYMLARLQFWVLAAFSSKNDSRADSRDVSSIPPYRRVEKSMRHPLIPSEEEEDNQPGENIICSLGKLFLNTGSSAAEIFVALLLGARRKAANLHVQQHYQVNKHGQAGLGMQESFAIPCGREPLHTMTGIHYSYSATRPGNVQRYRRIRGGDGVEEEQPYPASPKAWYNRSSERNEVVFGEVQEEEQCCVGDGGCVEGKSFSNNKHEKSFVTEKKGIRD